From Hyla sarda isolate aHylSar1 chromosome 5, aHylSar1.hap1, whole genome shotgun sequence, a single genomic window includes:
- the GJD4 gene encoding gap junction delta-4 protein isoform X1, with product MEYFDSMGYLIITFNYNVTVVGKIWLTLMILLRMVMVVLAGYPLYQDEQERFICNTLQPGCSNVCYDIFSPMSHMRFWLVQTVMVFLPYALFSVHVFHKVMTYMATSSDNCRKSNSSTYHGVGLQMEILDFSRAYLVHVVLKILLELGFGVGQYFLFGILVPSRFSCSQAPCTSNVDCYISRPTEKTLMMILIWCTGVVSLILSLVDLVCVLHRRSHSERIKKQLLLLENDSLKGGCCSETPPHTKLGVTPDQMVIYPICPSHNPEKGDEQIKGDSHSLPSFEGETASFQTESSRQDMGKSNINTNSNKTCSWQVNAMSTGNNTFGNEHHLLTHRQAKAKKENCSNPSLADASQLEKNTGSKNKKSEIPTTCTLKSEV from the exons ATGGAGTATTTCGACTCAATGGGATATTTGATCATCACCTTCAACTACAATGTTACTGTGGTCG GAAAAATTTGGTTGACATTGATGATCCTTTTAAGAATGGTGATGGTTGTTCTTGCTGGATACCCGCTCTACCAAGATGAACAGGAACGATTCATCTGCAACACTTTACAGCCAGGCTGTTCCAATGTGTGCTATGATATCTTCTCTCCCATGTCCCACATGAGATTTTGGCTTGTTCAGACTGTCATGGTGTTCTTGCCATATGCTTTGTTCAGCGTCCATGTCTTCCACAAGGTTATGACATACATGGCAACTTCGAGTGACAATTGTCGAAAAAGTAACTCCTCCACCTACCATGGGGTGGGTTTACAAATGGAAATACTTGACTTCTCGAGAGCCTATCTTGTCCATGTGGTGTTGAAGATTCTATTGGAACTTGGCTTTGGGGTTGGTCAATACTTTCTTTTTGGGATCTTAGTTCCAAGTAGATTTAGCTGTTCTCAGGCCCCATGCACCAGTAATGTAGATTGCTATATCTCAAGACCTACAGAGAAGACCCTGATGATGATTCTCATATGGTGCACTGGAGTGGTTTCTTTGATTTTGAGTTTGGTGGACCTGGTTTGCGTGCTTCATAGAAGAAGCCATTCTGAGAGGATTAAGAAACAGCTACTACTTCTCGAAAATGATTCTCTTAAAGGGGGTTGCTGTTCAGAAACTCCCCCACACACAAAGCTAGGTGTGACTCCGGACCAGATGGTCATCTACCCCATCTGCCCTTCACACAATCCTGAGAAAGGTGATGAGCAAATCAAGGGGGACTCTCATTCTCTTCCTTCGTTTGAAGGGGAAACTGCTTCATTTCAGACTGAGAGCTCACGACAAGACATGGGGAAGTCTAACATCAACACAAACAGCAATAAAACCTGCTCATGGCAAGTGAACGCCATGTCAACCGGAAATAATACATTTGGAAACGAACATCATCTACTTACCCACAGGCAAGCAAAGGCTAAGAAAGAAAATTGCAGTAATCCCAGTCTGGCAGATGCGTCACAGCTCGAAAAAAACACTGGATCGAAAAACAAAAAATCTGA AATTCCAACTACATGTACTCTAAAAAGTGAAGTATAA
- the GJD4 gene encoding gap junction delta-4 protein isoform X2 encodes MEYFDSMGYLIITFNYNVTVVGKIWLTLMILLRMVMVVLAGYPLYQDEQERFICNTLQPGCSNVCYDIFSPMSHMRFWLVQTVMVFLPYALFSVHVFHKVMTYMATSSDNCRKSNSSTYHGVGLQMEILDFSRAYLVHVVLKILLELGFGVGQYFLFGILVPSRFSCSQAPCTSNVDCYISRPTEKTLMMILIWCTGVVSLILSLVDLVCVLHRRSHSERIKKQLLLLENDSLKGGCCSETPPHTKLGVTPDQMVIYPICPSHNPEKGDEQIKGDSHSLPSFEGETASFQTESSRQDMGKSNINTNSNKTCSWQVNAMSTGNNTFGNEHHLLTHRQAKAKKENCSNPSLADASQLEKNTGSKNKKSEWV; translated from the exons ATGGAGTATTTCGACTCAATGGGATATTTGATCATCACCTTCAACTACAATGTTACTGTGGTCG GAAAAATTTGGTTGACATTGATGATCCTTTTAAGAATGGTGATGGTTGTTCTTGCTGGATACCCGCTCTACCAAGATGAACAGGAACGATTCATCTGCAACACTTTACAGCCAGGCTGTTCCAATGTGTGCTATGATATCTTCTCTCCCATGTCCCACATGAGATTTTGGCTTGTTCAGACTGTCATGGTGTTCTTGCCATATGCTTTGTTCAGCGTCCATGTCTTCCACAAGGTTATGACATACATGGCAACTTCGAGTGACAATTGTCGAAAAAGTAACTCCTCCACCTACCATGGGGTGGGTTTACAAATGGAAATACTTGACTTCTCGAGAGCCTATCTTGTCCATGTGGTGTTGAAGATTCTATTGGAACTTGGCTTTGGGGTTGGTCAATACTTTCTTTTTGGGATCTTAGTTCCAAGTAGATTTAGCTGTTCTCAGGCCCCATGCACCAGTAATGTAGATTGCTATATCTCAAGACCTACAGAGAAGACCCTGATGATGATTCTCATATGGTGCACTGGAGTGGTTTCTTTGATTTTGAGTTTGGTGGACCTGGTTTGCGTGCTTCATAGAAGAAGCCATTCTGAGAGGATTAAGAAACAGCTACTACTTCTCGAAAATGATTCTCTTAAAGGGGGTTGCTGTTCAGAAACTCCCCCACACACAAAGCTAGGTGTGACTCCGGACCAGATGGTCATCTACCCCATCTGCCCTTCACACAATCCTGAGAAAGGTGATGAGCAAATCAAGGGGGACTCTCATTCTCTTCCTTCGTTTGAAGGGGAAACTGCTTCATTTCAGACTGAGAGCTCACGACAAGACATGGGGAAGTCTAACATCAACACAAACAGCAATAAAACCTGCTCATGGCAAGTGAACGCCATGTCAACCGGAAATAATACATTTGGAAACGAACATCATCTACTTACCCACAGGCAAGCAAAGGCTAAGAAAGAAAATTGCAGTAATCCCAGTCTGGCAGATGCGTCACAGCTCGAAAAAAACACTGGATCGAAAAACAAAAAATCTGAGTGGGTCTAA